Proteins encoded by one window of Bradyrhizobium sp. B097:
- a CDS encoding F0F1 ATP synthase subunit C → MEPAAAKLIGAGIACIGMGGAGVGVGIIFGNYLAAAVRNPSAAQGQFGNLIFGFAVTEALGIFSLLIALLLLFVPL, encoded by the coding sequence ATGGAACCGGCAGCAGCAAAACTTATCGGCGCGGGCATCGCGTGCATCGGCATGGGCGGTGCGGGCGTCGGCGTGGGCATCATCTTCGGCAACTACCTCGCCGCTGCGGTGCGTAACCCCTCGGCCGCTCAGGGCCAGTTCGGCAACCTGATCTTCGGCTTCGCCGTGACCGAAGCGCTCGGCATCTTTTCGCTGCTGATCGCGCTGCTTCTGCTGTTCGTTCCGCTCTGA
- a CDS encoding 2-hydroxychromene-2-carboxylate isomerase translates to MSRQIDYYFSLQSPWAYIGHKPFVRLVSTYDLKVNYRPVLLVDLFSETGGLPLAQRHPVRQRYRMIELQRWRDKRGLNFHLQPANWPFNGRLADGVVIALLEAGLDPEPFLQRAYPAVWELELNLADAATLVKLADDAGLPGRQLVERSGSDAISAAYEQNRQTALDAGVFGSPGYVLDGEVFWGQDRIELLEDALKSGRKPYSSVV, encoded by the coding sequence ATGTCACGCCAGATCGATTACTACTTCTCGCTGCAATCGCCCTGGGCCTATATCGGTCACAAGCCCTTCGTGCGGCTCGTAAGTACTTACGATCTCAAGGTAAATTACCGGCCCGTGCTGCTGGTCGATTTGTTCTCGGAGACCGGCGGGCTGCCGCTCGCCCAGCGCCATCCGGTGCGGCAGCGCTACCGGATGATCGAGTTGCAGCGCTGGCGCGACAAGCGCGGGCTGAATTTTCACCTGCAGCCGGCCAATTGGCCGTTCAATGGGCGGCTTGCCGATGGCGTCGTGATCGCGCTGCTCGAGGCTGGCCTCGACCCCGAACCGTTCTTGCAACGCGCCTATCCCGCGGTGTGGGAGCTTGAGCTCAATCTTGCCGATGCTGCAACGCTCGTGAAGCTCGCCGACGATGCAGGCTTGCCCGGCCGGCAGCTGGTGGAGCGCTCGGGCTCCGATGCGATCAGCGCGGCCTATGAGCAGAATCGCCAGACTGCATTGGACGCCGGCGTATTCGGCTCGCCCGGCTATGTGCTCGATGGCGAGGTGTTCTGGGGGCAGGACCGGATCGAATTGCTCGAGGACGCGTTGAAGTCAGGCCGCAAGCCCTATAGCTCTGTGGTCTAG
- a CDS encoding pitrilysin family protein: MSVEITKLPSGLTVVTDTMPHLETAALGVWAGVGGRDEKPNEHGISHLLEHMAFKGTARRSSREIVEEIEAVGGDLNAGTSTETTAYYARVMKADVPLALDVLSDILANPSFVPDELEREKSVIVQEIGAAQDTPDDVVFEHLNELCYPDQPMGRSLLGTAKTLKAFNRDTLRGYLSTHYRAPDMVVAAAGAVDHKRVVEDVAEKFASFDATPAPAPQPAMFGKGGSRVVHRDLEQAHLTLALEGVPQTDLSLFSLQVFTNTLGGGMSSRLFQEVREKRGLCYSIYTFHAPYTDTGFFGLYTGTDPADAPEMMEVIVDVINDAVETLTEAEVARAKAQMKAGLLMALESCSSRAEQLARHVLAYGRPQTVEELVARIDAVSVESSRNAARALLSRSRPAVVALGSGRGLDTAVSFAEGLTKSKAKTLLH, encoded by the coding sequence ATGAGCGTTGAAATCACCAAGCTGCCGAGTGGCCTGACTGTCGTCACCGACACCATGCCGCATCTGGAGACCGCGGCACTCGGGGTGTGGGCCGGCGTCGGCGGACGCGACGAGAAGCCGAACGAGCACGGCATCTCGCACCTCCTGGAACACATGGCGTTCAAGGGCACCGCGCGGCGCTCCTCGCGCGAGATCGTCGAGGAGATCGAGGCCGTCGGCGGCGACCTCAATGCCGGGACCTCGACCGAGACCACGGCCTATTACGCGCGGGTGATGAAGGCCGACGTGCCGCTGGCGCTCGACGTGCTCTCCGACATCCTCGCCAATCCGTCGTTCGTGCCGGACGAGCTGGAGCGCGAGAAGAGCGTCATCGTCCAGGAGATCGGCGCAGCGCAGGATACGCCCGACGACGTCGTGTTCGAGCATCTCAACGAGCTCTGCTATCCGGACCAGCCGATGGGCCGCTCGCTGCTCGGCACCGCCAAGACGCTGAAGGCCTTCAACCGCGACACGCTGCGCGGCTATCTGTCGACGCATTACCGTGCTCCGGACATGGTGGTCGCCGCCGCCGGCGCCGTCGATCACAAGCGCGTCGTCGAGGACGTCGCCGAGAAATTCGCCAGCTTCGACGCCACGCCGGCGCCGGCGCCGCAGCCTGCGATGTTCGGCAAGGGCGGCTCGCGGGTGGTGCATCGCGATCTCGAGCAGGCGCATCTGACGCTGGCGCTCGAAGGCGTGCCGCAGACCGACCTGTCGCTGTTCTCGCTGCAGGTCTTCACCAACACGCTCGGCGGCGGGATGTCGTCGCGGCTGTTCCAGGAGGTGCGCGAGAAGCGCGGGCTGTGCTACTCGATCTACACCTTCCACGCCCCCTACACCGACACCGGCTTCTTCGGCCTCTACACCGGGACCGATCCGGCCGACGCGCCGGAAATGATGGAAGTCATCGTCGACGTCATCAATGACGCGGTGGAGACCCTGACCGAGGCCGAGGTCGCCCGCGCCAAGGCGCAGATGAAGGCCGGCCTGTTGATGGCGCTGGAAAGCTGTTCATCCCGGGCCGAGCAGCTGGCACGCCATGTGCTAGCCTATGGCCGGCCGCAGACGGTGGAAGAGCTGGTGGCGCGGATCGATGCGGTCTCGGTCGAATCGAGCCGCAACGCCGCCCGCGCGCTGCTGTCGCGCAGCCGGCCCGCCGTCGTTGCACTCGGCAGCGGCAGGGGTCTGGACACGGCGGTGTCTTTTGCGGAAGGATTGACGAAGTCGAAGGCAAAGACGCTGCTGCACTAG
- a CDS encoding F0F1 ATP synthase subunit A, with product MKIDPIHQFNIEPLFTLGHIGNHTIAFTNSSLYMFIAVLLIALLMLASSRDLVPGRLQSVAEISYEFVASTVRGNAGAEGMKFFPLIFSLFMFICVSNLVGIIPYTFTISSHLIVTAALALLVFFTVLFYGLYKNGLKFFKIFVPSGVPLYILPLVMFIEVLSFFLRPVSHSVRLFANMLAGHIALKVFAGFVAMLGFSLGALGWFGGVLPLALTVALYALELLVAFLQAYVFAILTCIYLNDAIHPGH from the coding sequence ATGAAAATCGACCCGATCCACCAGTTCAATATCGAGCCCCTCTTCACGCTCGGCCACATCGGCAATCACACGATCGCCTTCACCAATTCGTCGCTCTACATGTTCATCGCGGTGCTGCTGATTGCACTGCTGATGCTGGCGAGCAGCCGGGACCTGGTTCCGGGACGTCTGCAGTCGGTCGCCGAGATCTCCTACGAGTTCGTCGCCAGCACGGTTCGCGGCAACGCCGGTGCGGAAGGCATGAAGTTCTTCCCGCTGATCTTCTCGCTCTTCATGTTCATCTGCGTCTCGAACCTCGTGGGCATCATCCCCTACACCTTCACGATCTCGAGCCACCTGATCGTCACCGCAGCCCTCGCGCTCCTGGTGTTCTTCACCGTCCTGTTCTACGGCCTCTACAAGAACGGTCTGAAATTCTTCAAGATCTTCGTCCCCTCCGGCGTTCCGCTGTACATCCTGCCGCTGGTCATGTTCATCGAGGTCCTGTCGTTCTTCCTGCGGCCGGTCTCGCACAGCGTGCGTCTGTTCGCCAACATGCTGGCCGGCCACATCGCGCTCAAGGTGTTCGCGGGCTTCGTCGCGATGCTCGGCTTCTCGCTGGGCGCGCTCGGCTGGTTCGGCGGCGTGCTGCCGCTGGCGCTCACGGTCGCGCTGTACGCGCTCGAACTGCTGGTCGCGTTCCTGCAGGCCTACGTGTTCGCGATCCTGACCTGCATCTACCTCAACGACGCCATTCATCCGGGACACTAA
- a CDS encoding ATP F0F1 synthase subunit B (Produces ATP from ADP in the presence of a proton gradient across the membrane. Subunit B is part of the membrane proton channel.) has translation MFYEPETWVAIAFVILLVVFGYLGVHRTLLTALDHRAERIKAELDDARRLKDEANKLLGEYKARRASAEREAADIISNARAEAERIAAEAKAKMEDFVARRTKTAEGKIAQAEAQAVADVRAAAANAAVTAASTILSQSVKGSVADDLVGKGIAEVRSKLN, from the coding sequence ATGTTTTACGAACCGGAAACCTGGGTTGCGATCGCCTTCGTCATTCTGCTGGTCGTGTTCGGCTACCTCGGCGTCCATCGCACCCTGCTGACGGCGCTCGATCATCGTGCCGAGCGCATCAAGGCCGAGCTCGACGACGCCCGCCGTCTGAAGGACGAGGCCAACAAGCTGCTCGGCGAATACAAGGCGCGCCGCGCCAGCGCGGAGCGCGAGGCCGCCGACATCATCTCCAACGCCAGGGCCGAAGCCGAACGGATCGCGGCAGAAGCCAAGGCCAAGATGGAAGATTTTGTCGCCCGGCGGACCAAGACCGCAGAGGGCAAGATCGCCCAGGCCGAGGCGCAGGCCGTGGCCGATGTGCGCGCCGCCGCGGCCAACGCCGCCGTGACCGCCGCCTCGACCATCCTGTCGCAGTCGGTCAAGGGCTCGGTTGCCGACGACCTCGTCGGCAAGGGCATCGCCGAAGTTCGTTCCAAGCTGAACTGA
- a CDS encoding F0F1 ATP synthase subunit B, which yields MAESHGEAEGQNAGAHTEADGGHHGGTFPPFDSSNYASQLVSLAIAFVALYLIVSRIALPRVGGTIDARQNKIEGDLAEAQKLKDESDAALKAYETELANARSNAQAIGNETREKLNAASEVERKALEEKLAAKLADAEKQIATTRTNAMSNVRGIAADAAGAIVQQLAGVTPDANAVNSAVDASLKG from the coding sequence GTGGCTGAGAGTCATGGCGAGGCAGAAGGCCAGAATGCCGGCGCCCACACCGAGGCCGATGGCGGACATCACGGCGGAACCTTTCCGCCGTTTGATTCCTCCAATTACGCCTCGCAGCTGGTGTCGCTGGCGATTGCATTTGTCGCGCTCTATCTGATCGTGTCGCGTATCGCCCTGCCGCGCGTTGGCGGGACGATCGATGCACGCCAGAACAAGATCGAGGGCGATCTGGCCGAAGCGCAGAAGCTGAAGGACGAGTCCGACGCGGCGCTGAAGGCCTATGAAACCGAGCTGGCGAATGCGCGCTCCAACGCGCAGGCGATCGGCAACGAGACCCGCGAGAAGCTGAACGCGGCCTCGGAAGTCGAGCGCAAGGCGCTGGAAGAGAAGCTGGCGGCCAAGCTCGCCGACGCCGAGAAGCAGATCGCAACGACCCGGACCAACGCCATGAGCAACGTCCGCGGCATCGCGGCGGATGCGGCCGGCGCCATCGTCCAGCAACTCGCCGGCGTCACGCCGGACGCGAATGCGGTCAACAGCGCCGTCGACGCGTCGCTGAAGGGATAG
- a CDS encoding AtpZ/AtpI family protein, whose product MAENTNDGAGGSRDQSPPDEAALSARLGSLDHRLSEIRDSRRSKTDQSGTESGDSAARASAMALGFRLSSELIAGVAVGAAIGWGFDRLLSTSPFGFIVLTLLGFVAGVFNVVRSAGVASGKR is encoded by the coding sequence ATGGCTGAGAACACCAACGACGGCGCAGGTGGAAGTCGCGATCAATCGCCTCCTGACGAAGCTGCGCTTTCCGCAAGGCTCGGAAGTCTCGATCATCGGTTGTCAGAAATTCGCGACAGCCGCAGGAGCAAGACTGATCAATCCGGTACTGAAAGCGGGGACAGTGCCGCCAGAGCTTCGGCGATGGCGCTCGGTTTTCGTCTTTCCTCGGAGCTGATCGCGGGCGTTGCCGTCGGAGCGGCGATTGGCTGGGGATTCGACCGTTTGCTGTCGACGTCGCCATTCGGCTTCATCGTGTTAACGCTGCTCGGCTTCGTCGCCGGCGTGTTCAACGTGGTGAGGTCCGCGGGCGTGGCCTCGGGCAAGCGCTGA
- a CDS encoding GNAT family protein: protein MALFRLPSGGPAALMPRGHGLLLRAPQMSDFPQWAQLRESSRAYLTPWEPIWPSDDLTRAGFRRRLRRYSEDIAADRSYPFIIFRESDGVMIGGITLANVRRGIVQAGTIGYWVGLPHAHRGYMTTALRVLLPSLFGELNLHRIEAACIPSNASSIRVLEKCGFTREGLARRYLCINGIWQDHLLFGLLHEDFRG, encoded by the coding sequence ATGGCCCTGTTTCGTTTGCCGTCCGGTGGACCGGCTGCACTGATGCCGCGGGGGCACGGGCTTTTGCTGCGTGCGCCGCAGATGTCGGATTTCCCGCAATGGGCGCAGTTGCGCGAGTCCAGCCGCGCCTATCTCACGCCATGGGAGCCGATCTGGCCCTCCGACGACCTGACCCGCGCCGGCTTCCGCCGCCGGTTGCGCCGCTACAGCGAGGATATCGCCGCCGACCGCTCCTATCCGTTCATCATCTTCCGCGAATCGGACGGGGTGATGATCGGCGGGATCACGCTCGCCAATGTCCGCCGCGGCATCGTGCAGGCCGGCACGATCGGCTATTGGGTCGGCCTGCCGCACGCCCATCGCGGCTACATGACGACGGCGCTGCGGGTGCTGCTGCCCTCGCTGTTCGGCGAGCTCAACCTGCATCGCATCGAGGCGGCCTGTATTCCCTCCAATGCATCGTCGATCCGCGTGCTGGAGAAGTGCGGCTTCACCCGCGAGGGCCTGGCGCGGCGCTATCTCTGCATCAACGGGATCTGGCAGGACCACCTGCTGTTCGGCCTGCTGCATGAGGATTTCCGCGGCTGA